From Numida meleagris isolate 19003 breed g44 Domestic line chromosome 4, NumMel1.0, whole genome shotgun sequence, the proteins below share one genomic window:
- the LOC110397327 gene encoding D-beta-hydroxybutyrate dehydrogenase, mitochondrial-like isoform X3 has translation MHASAVLLALGAALCLARRLLPRLRRALPDENGDGARELKNMKSDRMKVLQMNVCSDQEVAQAVDYVKTTLKDPEEGLWGLVNNAGVSTFGEVEFTSLDNYKEVTEINLWGTVRVTKAFLPLIRRAKGRVVNITSMLGRMVSPSRSCYCISKYGVAAFSDCLRQEMYRWGVRVILIEPSNFVAATGILTEDGIDKQAEVLWSGASSTVREDYGREYFTRHVALMKSFVNSGLKDMSLVLNDITDALISAHPNNRYNPMETYWWMRLQVVTHLPTAIADWLYIPGATL, from the exons GATGAGAATGGAGACGGAGCCAGGGAGCTGAAGAACATGAAGTCAGATCGCATGAAAGTGCTACAGATGAATGTGTGCAGCGACCAGGAGGTGGCTCAGGCCGTGGATTATGTGAAGACCACCCTGAAAGACCCCGAGGAAG GTCTGTGGGGCCTGGTGAACAATGCTGGTGTCTCAACTTTTGGAGAGGTGGAATTTACAAGTTTAGACAACTACAAGGAGGTGACAGAGATCAACCTGTGGGGCACCGTGAGGGTGACGAAGGCTTTTCTGCCCCTCATTCGCAGAGCTAAAG GCCGTGTAGTGAATATCACAAGCATGTTAGGGCGGATGGTGAGTCCATCTCGCTCCTGCTACTGCATTTCCAAGTACGGAGTGGCAGCCTTCTCCGACTGCCTCCGGCAGGAGATGTATCGCTGGGGTGTCAGAGTCATCCTCATTGAGCCCAGTAACTTTGTGGCAGCGACCGGCATCCTGACAGAGGACGGCATCGACAAGCAGGCTGAGGTGCTGTGGAGTGgggccagcagcactgtgcgGGAGGACTACGGGCGGGAGTACTTCACTCGCCACGTGGCCCTGATGAAGTCCTTTGTTAACAGCGGCCTGAAGGACATGTCTCTTGTCTTGAATGACATCACTGATGCGCTCATTTCCGCACACCCAAACAACCGCTACAACCCCATGGAGACCTACTGGTGGATGAGACTGCAAGTCGTGACTCACCTGCCTACTGCCATTGCTGACTGGCTTTACATTCCTGGAGCCACGCTGTGA